AGGTTTCGAGTAGAGACCAGGGACCATCAGAACATTCGACCACAAACGTGAGAGCAGAGGgaaagaacccccccccccgagctgtcaccaggagagagggagcagagcgGTGTCTGACTCTCATGGCCCTGACCTCAGAGGTCAAGTGAAAGGTGACACCGGGACTGAGTCTGAGGTGAACTGACACAGAGACGCtgaaggaacatgtcaggagctgTCAGAGCCGAGCTGTCCACACACGTCCATCCCTCGTCCGTCCCTCACCCgtccctcatccctccatctggACCTGGTCGGCTTCACCCGACTCTACAGAACCAGGTGGGTGAAGAGAAAGTGAACTCCTCTGTTTTCAGAACATGACTGAGACCATGAGACTGGAGCTGCGTGGCCTTGGAGGACAGCGACGTGATGGACGAGGGAAGAGGGTCAGCTTCTATTTGGCACAGAACCAGATCCTACCTGAGGCTTCATCTTCCTGATTCTGATCAAGACCCGAGGGGATTCGATCTGATTCTACATCTCATATTTGGTTCAATTCTTTTAAACTGAAGAGAAATGAATTCAACATGaacaccagaggaaaaaaaatacaaggaGAAGTTTGCTCGTTAAAACTTGAGGAAACGGTGCGTAAAGGGTTTGAAACGTACCTGTCTGAGCGCGCAGTGCgtgaggaaggaaaaacacaacgCAGGGCAGAAGCTTCACGAGCGTTTCGAGCTTCATCTTCCCGCAGAGACCAGACgtccacagaaacaaacaccCGGAGCGAGAGGAGCGAGAGGACTCACTCCGTTTGAAACCCCCCGGAAAAGAGGAAGGACGCAGGGTGGAAcccggagtttgtctttgtggaGGTTTGCAGGAGCTGATCGGAGGCGCCGGGCTGCAGCGGCTGACCTCACTCTGCCTGCAGGCTGCAGCATCACAGTTAGGAGGGGCGACATGACCCGGACCTCCGGAACCTCtgcacacatctgcacacatctGCCCCCGAGCTGCAGGACTCggggcagaggagagcagaagaCACCGAACAGTCATCATCCAAAGTGTTTCTGAGAAGCAGGAATCTGTCTGTTTGAgttttatattcactttttattatcgtgtacatttatttaatatattggAGACAGTGTCAGGGAAACAATAACATCTTCTGGTAAGAACCTAATGCACAAAGCTGTGTAAATTcatatagaaataaatacattaataaatcaaattcatTACCAcccactttaaaaacacatgtaggATGTAACTTAAAAACTAATGACTCATATTTTCAGTATTCATGTCACTGTTGCATGATTTTGATGATGTCttgtatttctttcatttcttatttaGTTATAGtttgatcttgtttttctttcttttggttTCAGGTTGTAACTTTTGTCTGTTTCCCTTGTTGTTGAGATGATGCATCTAAAGAGAATCATCCCatgacaatacatttttaaacaataataaaaaatccatGTGCATATTGAATGAATATTACACACCACTCATATTGGATTAATATTTCTGCTTCTATAATCTTAATAAAATCGTTTCCCTTCGTTGCTCACTTGCTCTTTCGGCAACAAAGTGAATCGACCACATATTGTGACCTCACTTCCTTTACAACAGCATCAATCCATCTCAGAAAAGCTTCagttcacctgctgctgtggattCAGGTTCACGTGACGTCAGCCTGACACGAGGCTGAGATCAGGACTTTGTGAGGACGAGACATCGGATCAGACGCCTCTGAAATAAAGATCTCAAGTGCCTAAAACTTAAGTTTACAGAATATTATATATGCAGAGAAATTAGTATCACATCACTTTCCACACAGTATGTACAGAAAATGACTTATTTGTTcagcaaattaaaataaaacgaACCAAACCttgatttctctctttctgaaGATGGAAAACAAAGTGGACTGATGTTTTAATCATGGAGGTTCACGTCTGGCCAGTCAGTGATATTTCATTAGTCACCAGCCAAACCACTAAACCAGATGCTCCACATGCTGCAGTTTTCAGGGAAGCGGCGTCAGCCAAAGAGTTTGGACGAGTCAGatctcacattcacattcatgcCCTGTTTCCATTCTCACGCTTTAACTGCAGCCGAGCTGCGGATGTGGGCTTTTCACTGGCAGGAGCCGGTTGTTCTGTCAAGGACCTGAAACTCATCTGCACAGGAGAAGAAATGGGATCTGGAGGAAGTGATGGATCAATTCGAACCGATTCAAGCATTTGAGAggaatttttttaaaagtcgTCAGTTAAATGTTGAGAAATAGGAGATGCTGCAAATACAGGCTTTTCTGCAACAAAGTGATGTTTCATACATTTAACATCTACGGGGGAAGAGTTGTGCTCTAATTCATTAGTTCTGTGTCGGTTCTCTTGCTGTGATTCTGATCCTGCACTGGTTTATCATGACATGCAGACAATGCTCACATTTAAGAGGCTGATAACAAACTagaacctccaccaaggcccaacagtctcaaTATTAAATCCACATTCATAGATTTCAGTCCCTTTAATGTGGCTGAGATTCTTCATCAGGATCCTTGAATTATTtcctgtgaaaatgttaaaaaaaacattatctcacaatgttgaagaaagtgaaaaacatatTCCAGGATCTGACCCCTGAGGTTGAATGACTTCTTCCGACATCGAACAtttttgtgtgatcttgctcacaaacagtcaaacaaacaatcaaacatacaaactaaccaacaaatAGACTTGTtgaaaacctccttggtggagataatgaagaataaacaataataaacttgttATGTCTGACCTGAACCCAAAGATACACAATTTACCATGATTAGCACAAAATGCTcatatttgtattaaaatgcacatttcagattgtttttctgtctcagaGTTAGTGACCTGTGTGACATGATTATGTTTATTAAACTCTACAGGACTGAGAactcatttttaaaagtataagCAGGACGACTGTTTTTGAGGTGAATCTAATGGTTACAATAAACTGTAAAGTTTCTGTAAAGTCAGTGAGACAATCTTCTGTGATTAATGATGAGTAAAGCGTCTGCAGATCTAAAGTCCAAGCGATGGGAGGCTGACAGCTGTGCAGGTCGTAGACTGATCCCCTGTCTGTGGAATACGAAGGTGCCTGACTGTCTTGTTGAGACGCTCATGTGTTCGACTCCCAGGCGGAGGAGGGATATACAACCCCTCCCTCGTAAATCTCCGAGACCATCGACCTGGTGAGAGCCTGGAATAACCATCAGGTACAAAACCCACTTTCCTCCTCGTCCATCTGCCGACTCCTCGTCTTACACAACCGGCAATTAAACCTCCATCGGCCTCTCGGCAGGGAAAACACCAGCTCTGTGTCGAGCAGACGTTTACGTTACATGTACGAGTTTGTACCTTAAGGAGCGAGAAAAGTGCTGAACAAAGAGGATCATGGTTAATCTATCAGCTCATTTCgtgttatttatttcttgtGGGAGAAatggcagcagcacagtggCCCCGTGGGAAATGTGATGCCAGGAGAGCAACCTGTATAAAACCTCCATCACTACACAGAGTCGCACAATTTAAACATCTACAGGTGAACATGAGGAGTCTGAACCATGTTCTACAGCAGACTCACAAAGTTTTTCAGCCCACAAACCCAAAACAATCGAGATGTGCACACGTcccagtgtttcctgtggttcTGTAAACcgacctgctgcaactgatggTGTCGCTCATCTGTCGTGATCACCTCAGGAGTCACGTGGAGACAAAGGAAATTTAAAGACTTGCTCTCTAGTTATTTCACAGAAATTCActgtattctttatttttttaaaatatgctctatcttgcaatgtttaaAGAATGATAACaagttcctggatctgcccctttgtcctaATCTGAGCCAACGGGGCAGAGTTTGCAGTTTGTATTTTCTCGGTGCTGCAGAGGCGTcggctttgtgttttgtttccgTGAGAGAACAAATGTGACCTGAGAGCAGCTGGGTCATGACACCAGCTATTTCTGCCTCCACCCCCCAAAGAGTCACATAGAAGTGAATAACTGAAGAGTGTAACGGACCCAGAGAGAGTTAGAGCGGAGGGAGTTCTTCTGACTGATGCAGaaatacatgcaaacacacacagaagcatcaATAGACTAATATGCAGGacgtgtctgttgtgtgttgtttcttaACGATCATCAGATCTTCtcattaaatttaaatcaaaaatgttttgtgttttcgtTCTCCTGAAACCTCTGAGGGACAAGTATCCTCCACCTTTTCCAAGGGGATcatgttttcagttattttgattatttgttggtttgtttcttagcacgattacgcaaaaacttTTTCTATCtattatattctattattatCCCATttagtgtcttgctcaaggacacttcgatAACTGCAGGAGCCCGGGATCAAACTGACGACCTTCCAGTTGGTGGACGACACTCTCTACCTCTGAACATGAAGTTCACATGCAGTTTTccaggctgcagctctgaagagatgcagtgtttgttttcactttgcaaaTCTTTGCAGtccagtgatgttttcagcaAACTCAAAGCTGTGATTTTGTCTTTATCAGcatctttaaaaatgatttatcacAAGTTGTTGTGGCAGTTTGAGGTAAAAGTGGTTCTTCTGAACTCACAGTACACGTGTTTCCATATTTATTACATGTCGTTCCTTTTATTCAGAGGTTTGATTTAcagtctttctcctcctctatcaGAGACAGGATGAAAGTAGAGAGGAAAAAGAACGAGGAGCGTCCGATGGGACGAGACGGGCGGCGACTTGAGAATCGTTTCTTCCCTCAGCGACGATGCTGGAACAACAGTAAAACCAGATGGAGGTCCTGACACACAGTCAGACGCTGGAGAGGAACAGAAGAAAGTCCAGAGACCAGACCAGTAGCTTCCTCAGCTCATCCCCTGGATAATGTTTCAGCTCGTGTCTATTTCCTCCAGCAGTCGCAGAGCCATAACTTACAAGCCTCCCCGTGTAACAGGGTGATTTATGTTTATTGTGTCCAAACAACGATGCAATTAAGCTCCATCACGGTGCCGGAGTGACACCGAGACGCGTCTGAGGCTCGACGGCAACATCTCTGCCTGTCAGCTCCGACTCAAGGCTCCTGTAATCGTTGGAGCTGTAAACGTCACCGGCTACAACGGCAGAAGTTTCTCAGACGCGGCGCTGAGGGGCCGGAGGTTGAGAGGAGCCTCCGAAGGTGGCGGCTCCTGGTTTTTTACAGGGGCAGCGAGGTCAGCTCCTTCACAGGCGCAATTTGTGTCGCGGCTCCGGTTTCTCGTTGCCTTTGCCCCCTGGTGTCAGCTGTCAGAACAAAGATGTCCCCCCCCTTACTGTCGGCTCCTGTAACTCACAGCTGTGACCTCTGATGCTACAGTTTTGAGAAAACTTCAGACGATTCTTTATGATAAACTATGACGAAACATCAATGAAAAGTTTTTACGATTTAGCATTTGTATCATACAACGGTAGCACCcgtagactttatataaagatggacgacatgacagcttcctaTAAGTGAAGCCATAACATGTggaccgccccctggtggctggttgcagtattggtcataagCAGAAGGGACATGGGACAAGCAAAAGCTCTTAAACCTCTGTATTCTCTTTTGTAtcgtgtctcctcttcctcattttaacctttaaaaataaagaatagaaaatacaaTTAATTTAAAAGAGTGAAGTGTTTGCACctgcaacaaaaaataaatcatacaaaTACTATACTACTATATACTATACTAAACTACATACTAAGTATTTTATCATCTGTTCACTGattttcaattcaaaataaattactTCCTGTGGCATCAAGTTTATTTGCTGAAGCATCGTGTTTACTTCCTGTggcatttccttttttttcaaaataaattatattacaAAGAATTAAGAGCAAGGAAGCAGCAATAAACTAAATTTATTCCACAATGATGCTGATAACATTACggtaaaaaaagattaaatgataaaataaaataaatgaggtTCCATTAAACTAAGAATCAACTAAgtgtaacaactgaatttccctgAGTGTGGATCAATGAAgttctatctaatctaatctaatctaatctaatctaaaacTAAGAACATCAAGAATATTTCATCGAGCATCGCTGTCCATTGGTtgtacttaaatatatatatttaaaatactttatatactgCCAGGATGCTTTATCTGAAGTAATAACTTACATCTAATATTGTGTATTAATAATGTGAATCTACAAAGTTGTAACTACGGTTGTTAAATGTACtgtaaaagaaagtaaaacgCGTCAGTATTTTGGCAATGAAATTTAGGgatgtaaaagtataaaacaacaTACAACTAAAAAGTACCTCAAAATTGAACTTGTACCTTTGTACTGCCAATACTTCAACCACTGGTGTTGTCTTAACCATAAAGTACAATCTACTGCATCAGTACATGAGTATTCTCCCTGCTGCCGTTACATGAACTAGTAGAACGACTTCCCTGATCTGAACgattcacaaacacacgttGTTGTTGCTTAGTTtcctgttttgtgttgtgttgaacgTCGTCCTGAGCTCAGCCCACTCGACTTCATTCTTTTTGTTAAAGACGACGAAAGCTTCTCGTTACCAAGCAACACTTTTtatgtgttgtgtctgtgatcaGCTCTTTTGTCGCTGCTTCTCTTTCGTGGCGTGAACACTTTGTGTCACTGATACAAACTGTACAACAACTTCACACTGTGTAGATTTAAAGATTCCAGATCTCCTGATGGCTCCGTGTGGTTTGTTGGATCCGCTGCCCTTGGTCAGTTTTGAAAGCAAAGCCCAGTTCTCTGCAAGTCGAGCTCTGAGCTTGGCCAGGAGTAAATACTTCAAGCTCCCAGAGACGGAGAGCCGCCAGGTCGACGTGTGGAGCATCAAACCGCCGGATTTCTCCCTCAAACTCTACAGATCTCTGTCGGTTCctcagaggaaagagaggaaggctTTGACTGTTCCAGCAGCTCAACAGACAACGAGAACAAGTGGAATATTTCTGCCTGATGTTTCACGTGAGTCTTACAAGAGGAACGACCGTGTGAAGTTCATCACATCGCACAGGCCTCCCGACGCTCTGGAGTCTGAGCTGAAGTTCATCACATCGCACAGGCCTCGTGACGCTCTGGAGTCTGAGCTGAGGTTCCTCACATCGCACAGGCCTCCTGACGCTCTGGAGTCTGAGCTGAGGTTCATCACATCGCACAGGCCTCCTGACGCTCTGGAGTCTGAGCTGAGGTTCATCACATCGCACAGGCCTCCTGACGCTCTGGAGTCTGAGCTGAAGTTCGTTAGGACGGGAAAGTTTCCGTCTGAACCGTACGTGAACCCAAGACCTCACAACTTCAGACCGGTTAGTGTCTGTTTCACTCTTTTGCTTGTCATGTGCACGTTGAAACATGAAACAGTGATCGACACAGACTCAAAACAAGAGAGTACAAACAGGGTCACACACGTTTTACCTTCTTTGTTTTTAGTGTACTTGTAATATCCTTTTTCACCACCAGGTGGAgataaacacattcaaattaacCAGGAGGAACTTTAAAGTTAAACTTTTTTGCTTGAATCTCTCTTCAGCTTGATGAAAACCTTCCAGACGTAGTTACGACATACGAGAGGGATCCTGGGAACCTGACTTTAAGATTAAAGCATTTGGACACAAGTAAGTAGATTCACTTCTTTCATTTTGGCTCAAACTTTTTCAAACTTTGTCTCAGAATTtgatttattcttctttaatattatttttgtttcaagataataataatctaaCATATAAATGACAAATAACTACTTCCTTTTGCCAGTCAG
Above is a genomic segment from Hippoglossus stenolepis isolate QCI-W04-F060 chromosome 8, HSTE1.2, whole genome shotgun sequence containing:
- the si:dkey-30e9.6 gene encoding uncharacterized protein si:dkey-30e9.6, producing the protein MAPCGLLDPLPLVSFESKAQFSASRALSLARSKYFKLPETESRQVDVWSIKPPDFSLKLYRSLSVPQRKERKALTVPAAQQTTRTSGIFLPDVSRESYKRNDRVKFITSHRPPDALESELKFITSHRPRDALESELRFLTSHRPPDALESELRFITSHRPPDALESELRFITSHRPPDALESELKFVRTGKFPSEPYVNPRPHNFRPLDENLPDVVTTYERDPGNLTLRLKHLDTMPTPRCDTRCTLRDTRTKMDTYRPAEPQWDVKLVLPLSPWPPKSASYTRHRRRRGAYSAFIDRVEEKLSRSWKLTS